One genomic region from Populus nigra chromosome 8, ddPopNigr1.1, whole genome shotgun sequence encodes:
- the LOC133701024 gene encoding transcription termination factor MTERF4, chloroplastic-like: MSTNINSNIPLRNLLSLIQRRFLKTSSTTRPPNASSSFTVQYLVNSCGLPLQSALSVSKKFQIDENNLQKPQSVIHFLKSYDFQDAHVAKLIEKWPAVLRSRTEGNLKPKFDFFIKNGFVGQLLPQLAVLDPRIFRASLHAHIKPCFELLKRFLESNENILAALSRAPFLMSFSFNATVRPNLDLLKKEGVTADRVAKLLLSQPRSLQHSNHRMVYAVTYLKQLGIEPDKTMYIHALTVIARMNESAWRKKIDMFKSVGWTEEEVLWAFKRFPCLLLSSEEKIRSMMDFFLNKMKLERQTIVANPALLKYSFGNRILPRCNVLEVLKSKKLIKGDTNIATFLKLSEKDFMERCVAKYENKVPGLLEMYGGIDKGKR; encoded by the coding sequence ATGAGCACCAATATTAATAGCAATATACCATTGAGAAATCTGCTTTCTCTGATTCAAAGACGTTTCCTGAAAACATCATCTACTACACGACCTCCCAATGCCTCCTCTTCTTTTACTGTTCAATACCTCGTCAACTCATGCGGGCTTCCTCTACAATCTGCTCTTTCCGTCTCCAAAAAGTTCCAAATCGATGAAAATAACCTTCAGAAGCCTCAATCCGTCATCCACTTCTTGAAATCTTACGATTTTCAGGATGCCCACGTTGCCAAATTGATCGAAAAGTGGCCTGCTGTCCTCCGTTCCAGAACAGAAGGTAATCTCAAGCCTAAGTTTGACTTCTTCATAAAAAATGGCTTTGTGGGTCAGCTTCTGCCTCAGCTTGCCGTATTGGATCCGAGAATTTTTAGAGCCTCCTTACATGCTCATATCAAGCCATGTTTTGAGCTTTTGAAACGTTTTCTCGAAAGTAATGAGAATATTTTAGCTGCTCTTAGTCGTGCTCCTTTTTTAATGTCCTTTAGTTTCAATGCTACCGTGCGACCAAACCTTGACTTGTTGAAAAAGGAGGGAGTGACCGCTGATAGGGTTGCAAAACTGCTATTGTCGCAGCCAAGATCTTTACAACATAGTAATCATAGGATGGTTTATGCTGTCACTTATCTTAAGCAACTGGGCATCGAACCAGACAAGACAATGTATATACATGCTCTTACAGTGATTGCACGAATGAATGAATCTGCTTGGAGGAAGAAAATTGATATGTTTAAGAGTGTTGGGTGGACCGAAGAGGAGGTTTTATGGGCTTTTAAGCGATTCCCTTGTCTATTATTAAGTTCAGAGGAGAAAATCCGGAGCATGATGGATTTCTTTCTGAATAAGATGAAGTTGGAACGGCAAACTATAGTTGCCAATCCTGCGCTTCTTAAATACTCTTTTGGCAATAGGATTCTTCCGAGGTGCAATGTTTTGGAGGTTTTGAAGTCAAAGAAGCTGATTAAAGGAGACACAAACATTGctacttttctaaaattaagCGAGAAGGATTTCATGGAGAGATGTGTTGCCAAGTACGAGAATAAAGTTCCTGGTTTACTGGAGATGTATGGAGGAATTGACAAAGGAAAAAGATGA
- the LOC133701175 gene encoding transcription termination factor MTERF4, chloroplastic-like: protein MGTNINGNLPVRNLLLSLIQKRLVKTSSTTRPPNASSSSSSFTVQYLINSCGLPLQSALSVSKKFQIDENNLQKPQSVIQFLKSYDFQDSHIAKLIEKWPAVLRSRTEDNLKPKFDFFIKNGFVGQLLPQLAVLDPVIFRTSLDASIKPCFELLKRFLESNENILAALSRAPFLMSFSFNATVRPNLDLLKKEGVTADRVAKLLLSQPRSLQHSNDRMVYAVTYLKQLGIEPDKTMYIHALTVIARMSESAWRKKIDMFKSVGWTEEEVLWAFKRLPYILLTSEEKIRSMMDFFLNKMKLERQTIVANPALLKYSFGNRILPRCNVLEVLKSKKLIKRDPNIATLLKLSEKDFMERCVIKYEDKVPGLLEMYGGIDKGKR from the coding sequence ATGGGCACCAATATTAATGGCAATTTACCAGTCAGAAATCTGCTGCTTTCTTTGATTCAAAAGCGTTTGGTGAAAACATCATCTACTACACGACCTCCCAATgcctcatcatcttcttcttcttttactgTTCAATATCTCATCAACTCATGCGGCCTTCCTCTACAATCTGCTCTTTCCGTCTCCAAAAAGTTCCAAATCGATGAAAATAACCTTCAGAAGCCTCAATCCGTCATCCAATTCTTGAAATCTTACGATTTTCAAGATTCCCACATTGCCAAATTGATCGAAAAGTGGCCCGCTGTCCTCCGTTCCAGAACCGAAGATAATCTCAAGCCTAAGTTTGACTTCTTCATAAAAAATGGCTTTGTGGGTCAGCTTCTGCCTCAGCTTGCCGTATTAGATCCGGTAATTTTTAGAACGTCCTTAGATGCTTCTATCAAGCCATGTTTTGAGCTTTTGAAACGATTTCTTGAAAGTAATGAGAATATTTTAGCTGCTCTTAGTCGTGCTCCTTTTTTAATGTCCTTTAGTTTCAATGCTACCGTGCGACCAAACCTTGACTTGTTGAAAAAGGAGGGAGTGACCGCTGATAGGGTTGCAAAACTGCTATTGTCGCAGCCAAGATCTTTACAACATAGTAATGATAGGATGGTTTATGCTGTCACTTATCTTAAGCAACTGGGCATCGAACCAGACAAGACAATGTATATACATGCTCTTACAGTGATTGCACGAATGAGTGAATCTGCTTGGAGGAAGAAAATTGATATGTTTAAGAGTGTTGGGTGGACCGAAGAGGAGGTTTTATGGGCTTTTAAGCGATTACCTTATATATTATTAACTTCAGAGGAGAAAATCCGGAGCATGATGGATTTCTTTCTGAATAAGATGAAGTTGGAACGGCAAACTATAGTTGCCAATCCTGCGCTTCTTAAATACTCTTTTGGCAATAGGATTCTTCCGAGGTGCAATGTTTTGGAGGTTTTGAAGTCAAAGAAGCTGATTAAAAGAGACCCAAACATTgctactttattaaaattaagcGAGAAGGATTTCATGGAGAGATGTGTTATCAAGTATGAGGATAAAGTTCCTGGTTTACTGGAGATGTATGGAGGAATTGACAAAGGAAAAAGATGA
- the LOC133700510 gene encoding cyclin-dependent kinase F-4-like, giving the protein MERYMLVKELGEGAFGSVRQAINQETGEVVAIKQIKREYDSWEECLSLREVKSLQKLNHPKIVKLKELILRNKLLYFVFEYMEQNLYQVIADRKTLFSEAEVRDLCHQVFQGLAYMHKQGYFHRDLKPENLLVTRGAVKIADFGLAREINSRPPFTQYVSTRWYRAPEVILQSDFYNSKVDMWAMGAIMAELFTLRPLFPGTGDANQMYKICSVLGAPTMDSWADGIHLARTINYQFPEFDGVPLSALIPSASEDAISLISMLCSWNPCNRPTADEALKHPFFRSCFYIPPSLRFRDAASAGTSGESEQECYKRYHGALSNSILNHSFPSPNKLHAYSITPVHRDLNRAKQHVSIPAKQFRFGPQSSNMGGTTARGVSDTAGTLPHMTNGSRKQFVVQPRLLPLKAGEQGIAEPADMFIRPAQKFHPATIYTGKVAV; this is encoded by the coding sequence ATGGAGAGGTACATGTTAGTTAAAGAACTTGGAGAGGGTGCCTTTGGCAGTGTCAGGCAAGCGATCAATCAAGAGACTGGTGAAGTTGTTGCCATTAAGCAGATCAAGAGAGAATATGATTCATGGGAAGAATGTCTGAGTTTGAGAGAAGTCAAGTCGTTACAGAAGCTGAACCATCCCAAGATTGTGAAGCTTAAAGAACTAATCCTCAGAAACAaacttttgtattttgttttcgaGTACATGGAACAGAACCTTTATCAAGTCATTGCAGACAGGAAAACCCTGTTCTCAGAAGCAGAGGTTCGGGACTTGTGTCACCAGGTCTTTCAGGGTCTTGCTTACATGCACAAGCAAGGGTATTTTCACCGTGACCTGAAGCCAGAGAACTTGTTGGTTACCAGAGGTGCTGTCAAGATTGCTGATTTCGGGCTTGCTAGAGAAATCAATTCGAGACCACCGTTTACACAATATGTCTCCACTCGCTGGTATCGGGCGCCTGAAGTTATTCTACAATCagatttttataattctaaagtTGATATGTGGGCAATGGGTGCCATCATGGCCGAGTTATTCACTCTTCGTCCGCTCTTCCCTGGTACCGGAGATGCAAACCAGATGTACAAGATATGCAGTGTACTAGGCGCTCCAACCATGGATTCATGGGCTGATGGAATTCATCTGGCAAGGACAATCAACTACCAATTTCCAGAGTTTGATGGTGTCCCTCTCTCTGCATTGATACCATCTGCTAGTGAGGATGCAATCAGCCTTATTTCAATGCTTTGTTCTTGGAATCCTTGCAATAGGCCCACTGCGGATGAGGCCTTGAAACATCCTTTCTTCAGGAGTTGCTTTTATATTCCTCCTTCCCTTCGCTTCAGGGATGCTGCTAGTGCTGGAACAAGTGGAGAATCAGAGCAGGAATGTTACAAGAGATATCATGGGGCTTTATctaattcaattctcaatcacaGCTTTCCTTCCCCCAACAAGTTACACGCTTACTCGATCACGCCTGTGCATCGCGACCTCAACAGGGCAAAGCAGCATGTTTCAATTCCTGCCAAGCAATTCAGATTTGGACCGCAATCTAGTAACATGGGCGGAACTACTGCGCGTGGAGTTTCAGATACAGCTGGTACATTGCCCCACATGACAAATGGTTCACGCAAGCAATTTGTTGTGCAGCCTAGGCTACTTCCTTTGAAAGCTGGGGAACAAGGAATTGCAGAACCTGCTGACATGTTTATCAGACCAGCCCAAAAATTTCATCCTGCCACAATCTACACAGGGAAAGTTGCAGTATGA
- the LOC133701457 gene encoding methionine gamma-lyase-like — protein sequence MATENEELENIELREDLPTERLANARHELGEHNGVNMSIEVSDTFVFKNPENMGKAFLGEIGPETGTYIYSRHYNPTVLNFSHQLAAIEGTETAYCTSSGMAAISSVLLELCKNGGHVVAAECLYGSTYALLNNFLPEKCNITTVFVDITKHEDVKKAIVKGKTNVLYFESISNPTLVVADIPELSKIAHEKGVKVVVDNTFTPLILSPAKLGADVVVHSLTKYFSGGSDLIAGAICGPKEIVKPLMDWSLGPLMILGPTMNPREAYELSARLPHLSLRVKKQCNRAMKLAQRIKELDPSLGIIYPGLEGHPQHKLLDSMRNKGYGFGALISIDMVTDEKANLLMDKLENKYNFGFVAVSLGYYENLMSASGSSTSSEMDPETLKRLGITPGLIRCSIGYLGTLDQKWNQFKSAYEEMKE from the exons ATGGCTACTGAAAATGAAGAACTTGAAAACATTGAGCTCAGGGAGGATCTTCCAACTGAAAGGTTGGCTAATGCAAGGCACGAGCTTGGTGAACATAATGGTGTAAACATGTCCATCGAGGTCTCTGACACTTTCGTCTTCAAAAATCCTGAGAACATGGGCAAAGCATTTTTAGGTGAAATTGGTCCTGAAACCGGCACTTACATCTACAGCCGTCACTACAACCCAACCGTGTTAAATTTTAGTCATCAGTTGGCTGCCATTGAAGGAACTGAGACTGCCTATTGCACTTCCAGCG GTATGGCAGCAATATCATCGGTTTTGCTGGAGCTATGCAAAAATGGAGGACATGTGGTGGCAGCTGAGTGTCTCTATGGTTCGACTTATGCGCTACTGAATAATTTCCTACCAGAGAAATGCAACATAACGACAGTCTTTGTGGACATAACTAAACATGAGGATGTGAAGAAAGCAATAGTCAAAGGAAAGACCAATGTGCTGTACTTTGAATCTATCTCGAACCCAACTCTTGTTGTTGCTGACATCCCTGAGCTGAGCAAAATAGCTCATGAAAAAGGAGTGAAGGTGGTGGTGGACAATACCTTTACCCCGTTGATTCTCTCACCAGCAAAACTTGGAGCTGATGTTGTTGTGCATAGTTTGACCAAGTATTTCAGTGGTGGATCTGATCTCATTGCAG GAGCCATTTGTGGTCCTAAAGAAATAGTGAAACCGTTGATGGACTGGTCCCTGGGGCCCCTGATGATCCTTGGCCCCACAATGAATCCCAGGGAAGCCTATGAATTATCAGCAAGACTTCCTCACTTAAGCCTGAGAGTGAAGAAACAGTGCAACCGAGCCATGAAGTTGGCCCAGAGAATCAAGGAATTAGACCCGTCTCTCGGAATCATATATCCAGGCCTTGAAGGTCACCCTCAGCACAAACTCTTGGACTCCATGCGCAACAAAGGTTACGGGTTTGGTGCGCTTATCTCCATTGACATGGTAACTGATGAGAAGGCCAACCTTTTGATGGACAAATTGGAAAACAAATACAACTTTGGGTTCGTTGCAGTTAGCTTGGGCTACTATGAGAACCTCATGTCCGCCTCTGGTAGCAGCACCAGTAGTGAAATGGATCCTGAAACACTGAAACGCCTTGGCATTACCCCAGGGCTGATAAGGTGTTCTATTGGATACCTTGGCACTTTGGACCAGAAGTGGAACCAATTCAAAAGCGCATACGAAGAAATGAAGGAGTGA